The proteins below come from a single Holdemania massiliensis genomic window:
- a CDS encoding ATP-binding cassette domain-containing protein: MLRVENCCKRYDQQTVLEHCSLELSAGTILGLIGINGAGKSTLLHCISGAAVIDEGTITWQDQTILDNPQVKQKLFLVQDEPVFPSAENGRELIAYLSLFYPNADSRLFDELLKELKLDSTQPFSTLSKGMKRQLLMAAGLAMHPQLILIDEVFDGLDPVARRILQGQLAAQTIDEGMTSILTSHRLQDLENFCDEYALLDQGKILHQNSLLQIQQEMIKVQLAFDHPIDPGLFQDFEVLKLEIHSRMAQVILRGKREETEKRLQKFHPVLLELFDCSLEEIFLAQLQKQEELA; this comes from the coding sequence ATGTTAAGGGTGGAGAATTGCTGCAAAAGATATGATCAGCAAACGGTATTGGAGCATTGCAGCTTAGAGCTGTCTGCGGGAACGATTCTTGGGTTAATCGGGATAAACGGAGCGGGGAAGTCAACGCTGCTGCATTGCATCAGCGGTGCGGCTGTGATCGATGAAGGAACGATCACATGGCAGGATCAGACGATTCTTGATAATCCGCAGGTGAAACAGAAGCTTTTCTTAGTTCAGGATGAGCCGGTCTTTCCCTCAGCTGAAAACGGCCGGGAGCTGATCGCTTATCTGTCTTTGTTTTATCCAAACGCCGATTCAAGATTGTTCGACGAACTGTTAAAAGAATTAAAACTGGATTCAACCCAGCCGTTTTCCACATTGAGTAAGGGAATGAAGCGTCAGCTGTTAATGGCCGCAGGACTGGCGATGCATCCGCAGCTGATTTTGATCGACGAGGTGTTTGACGGACTGGATCCCGTTGCCCGGCGAATTCTGCAGGGACAGCTGGCGGCGCAGACGATTGATGAAGGCATGACCTCGATTTTAACTTCCCATCGTCTGCAGGATCTGGAGAATTTCTGTGATGAATATGCCCTGTTGGATCAGGGGAAGATTCTCCATCAGAATTCACTGCTTCAAATCCAGCAGGAAATGATCAAAGTCCAACTTGCTTTTGACCATCCGATTGATCCTGGTTTGTTTCAGGATTTTGAGGTGCTGAAACTGGAAATCCATTCACGGATGGCGCAGGTGATTCTGCGGGGAAAGCGGGAAGAAACGGAAAAGCGGCTGCAGAAATTCCATCCGGTACTGCTTGAACTGTTTGACTGTTCTTTGGAAGAAATTTTTCTGGCTCAGCTGCAAAAGC
- the dusB gene encoding tRNA dihydrouridine synthase DusB, translating into MWKIRDLEIANPVVIAPMAGISNAAFRTIAHEFGAGLIYTEMISDKAICYSNKKTMEMTQLAPNEHPIAMQLFGHEEASMIQAAQVLDKTDCDVIDINMGCPVPKVVNSGSGSAMMKDPEATYQLMRKIIAAVQKPVTAKIRLGWDHSSINVLEMAQGLEAAGVSALAVHGRTRSQLYEGQADWSWIKQVKEKVSIPVIGNGDIRSVEEAMARMEETHVDAIMIGRGVLGNPWLIRDLVHAFTKTGEITPVSDHEKFEIALEHARRLCVLKGERVGMKEMRGHACWYIQGIPYSNRMKDRINQMTAYAELETLLRQYEEALVSGNFDWLFPTQ; encoded by the coding sequence ATGTGGAAAATAAGGGATCTGGAAATTGCCAACCCGGTTGTCATCGCACCGATGGCGGGTATTTCCAACGCGGCGTTTCGCACGATCGCCCATGAATTCGGCGCCGGATTGATCTATACTGAAATGATCAGCGATAAGGCGATTTGTTACTCCAACAAAAAGACGATGGAGATGACGCAGCTAGCGCCGAATGAACATCCGATTGCGATGCAGCTGTTCGGTCATGAGGAAGCTTCGATGATTCAGGCCGCGCAGGTTCTGGATAAAACGGATTGTGATGTGATCGACATCAATATGGGATGTCCGGTGCCGAAGGTGGTCAATTCCGGTTCCGGCAGCGCCATGATGAAAGACCCGGAGGCGACCTATCAGCTGATGCGGAAAATCATCGCTGCTGTGCAAAAGCCGGTAACAGCGAAAATTCGTTTGGGCTGGGATCATTCCTCGATCAATGTGCTGGAAATGGCGCAGGGCTTGGAAGCGGCTGGGGTCAGCGCTCTGGCTGTCCATGGCCGGACCCGCAGTCAGCTTTACGAAGGTCAGGCAGACTGGAGCTGGATTAAACAGGTTAAAGAAAAAGTTTCGATACCGGTTATCGGCAACGGAGATATCCGTTCAGTCGAAGAGGCAATGGCCCGGATGGAGGAAACCCATGTCGATGCGATTATGATCGGCCGGGGCGTACTGGGCAATCCCTGGCTGATTCGCGATCTGGTTCATGCCTTTACGAAAACAGGGGAAATCACGCCGGTCAGCGATCATGAGAAATTTGAAATCGCTTTGGAACATGCGCGGCGCTTGTGTGTCTTAAAAGGTGAACGGGTCGGCATGAAGGAAATGCGCGGACATGCCTGCTGGTATATTCAGGGAATTCCCTATTCCAATCGGATGAAGGATCGGATCAACCAGATGACAGCGTATGCTGAATTGGAAACACTGCTTCGCCAGTATGAAGAAGCGTTAGTCAGCGGAAACTTTGACTGGCTGTTTCCTACACAATAA
- a CDS encoding GntR family transcriptional regulator translates to MSLFTLDPRSRQPIYEQLKEQIVRYISLNVLQPGDRMPSVRMLARDLGINPNTVVKTYQELEEEGILVTEPKRGFFVSGREVHKVLQQKLKLQLQEAVQSCQESGISEVEVQRWIHEIYNEGDQSC, encoded by the coding sequence ATGAGCCTGTTTACATTGGACCCGCGCAGCCGTCAGCCGATCTATGAACAGCTAAAGGAACAGATCGTGCGGTATATCAGCCTGAATGTTCTGCAGCCGGGGGATCGAATGCCTTCAGTGCGGATGTTGGCCCGCGATCTGGGAATCAATCCCAATACGGTTGTAAAAACCTATCAGGAACTGGAAGAAGAAGGAATTTTGGTCACTGAACCAAAACGGGGCTTCTTCGTCAGCGGAAGGGAAGTTCATAAGGTGCTGCAGCAGAAGCTGAAACTGCAGCTGCAGGAAGCGGTGCAAAGTTGTCAGGAAAGCGGAATTTCCGAAGTTGAAGTACAAAGATGGATTCATGAAATTTACAATGAGGGGGATCAATCATGTTAA
- a CDS encoding S41 family peptidase, which produces MEIRKGQTMKKKILYLACVLVLMLTGCSAKETPNTENPKNPCSRTVEERVAVLSEIWSTAQYYYGNWIVMPDDFDWDAKYHEFLPRIIQAENDTDYVNCLREFVALLQDGHTDFVPASDLQLDSAFLPFSLVDLDGQLILDGSSRNYDVPLGSELMEVEGQPAWDYIEEQFAKYVPVLTEPARQSEMIKQFLKGEKGTGITLKWLTPQAETLEVQSTYEASGMQYFNQLSPTLSDKKLLLSASPYMVYEISEELVYVEISTFLGQSFQLYENQVIPILENYQGVILDVRNNHGGNFTNALTILQSFSDQPVPNGYYFDSEFHSSLVPYGSESDPVFYSGSELNRKAARMMKHQYYGADADIETLLEQQEPEPYPILTTAFMDKPVVVLTSQFTASSAESFAATAKLMDNFTLIGLRTYGISGNNNRVNLSDGSFYSLTVDLCFTPDKQLFWNQGVQPDIEVKMTLEDLLEEKDTVLIAAMETLQRQIQERTAR; this is translated from the coding sequence ATGGAGATCAGGAAAGGACAGACGATGAAAAAGAAAATTCTATACTTAGCCTGTGTTCTGGTGCTGATGCTGACAGGCTGTTCGGCAAAGGAAACGCCGAATACCGAAAACCCGAAGAATCCATGCTCCCGGACAGTGGAGGAGCGGGTTGCGGTTTTATCTGAAATCTGGTCAACGGCGCAGTATTACTATGGCAACTGGATTGTAATGCCGGATGATTTTGACTGGGATGCAAAATACCATGAATTCTTACCCCGCATCATTCAGGCAGAAAATGATACGGATTATGTGAACTGCCTGCGGGAGTTTGTCGCGCTGCTTCAGGATGGACATACAGATTTCGTGCCGGCTTCCGATTTACAGCTGGATTCTGCTTTTCTGCCGTTTTCGCTGGTGGATCTGGATGGCCAGCTGATTCTGGACGGATCCTCAAGAAATTATGATGTTCCTTTAGGCAGTGAATTGATGGAAGTGGAGGGTCAGCCGGCATGGGATTATATTGAAGAACAGTTTGCGAAATATGTTCCGGTTTTGACAGAACCCGCCCGTCAGAGCGAAATGATAAAGCAGTTTTTGAAAGGTGAGAAGGGAACCGGGATTACGCTGAAATGGCTTACGCCTCAGGCTGAAACCTTGGAAGTTCAGTCCACCTATGAAGCCTCTGGAATGCAATACTTCAATCAGCTGAGTCCAACGCTGTCTGATAAAAAGCTGCTGCTCAGCGCCAGCCCATATATGGTTTATGAAATCAGTGAGGAACTTGTCTATGTGGAAATATCCACTTTTTTAGGACAAAGCTTTCAGCTCTATGAAAATCAGGTGATTCCAATTCTGGAAAACTATCAGGGCGTGATCCTGGATGTAAGAAACAATCACGGCGGCAATTTTACGAATGCGCTGACTATTCTGCAATCGTTTTCTGATCAACCAGTGCCTAATGGCTATTACTTTGACTCCGAATTCCATTCTTCGTTGGTTCCGTATGGATCGGAATCTGATCCTGTTTTTTACTCAGGAAGCGAGCTTAACCGTAAGGCAGCGCGCATGATGAAGCATCAATATTATGGTGCGGATGCCGATATTGAAACCTTGCTGGAACAACAGGAACCTGAACCCTATCCGATCCTGACTACTGCGTTTATGGATAAGCCTGTTGTCGTACTGACCTCTCAGTTTACAGCTTCGTCGGCGGAAAGCTTTGCGGCGACGGCGAAATTGATGGACAATTTTACCTTAATAGGGCTAAGAACCTATGGAATATCGGGGAATAACAATCGGGTCAACTTATCGGATGGAAGCTTCTATTCATTAACGGTCGATCTTTGTTTTACTCCGGATAAGCAACTGTTTTGGAATCAGGGCGTGCAGCCGGATATTGAAGTGAAAATGACGCTGGAGGATCTGCTTGAGGAAAAAGATACGGTTTTAATCGCCGCGATGGAAACCCTGCAGCGTCAGATTCAGGAGCGAACCGCAAGATGA
- a CDS encoding S41 family peptidase yields MVKKRIALLIVLLLFCGCTSNSSRSAENSAESCTIGEELRVRTLAEVWSTAKYDYGYWEQLSEIVDWDAAFEQCLPLVMNAKNDDEYVDLMREFTALLHDGHTHYRPFPGYAANKGSLPIKLEYLNGSLYLVGKNASVDLELGSELLRIDEEPALDYILAHYGKYVPVLTEPAHTRETVEQFRNDQIGKSVTLEFQMEDHSVKAIQLEYDKHNHGITDELSTKTDFDTRLYNSNTYTVAPINEDILYIEIRSFASSGMDDTFTNIILPQLAEYRGCILDVRQNPGGNSYHGDVILQTLSNAGVPPTTVFNSTFYSMMVPYGSDNSNYQADDRTKSMAQKMMKHAYYGIDQDCSEYALNRADYWNTLDVPMTLSMPVIVLTSDQTGSAADTFAAKAKVMENFTVMGLTTHGATGNNHSVKLPDGSSYSLSVDNVYSPEGYCIWNHGAIPDIEVWQTIEDLKNREDTVLNTAVEVLQETLRKAES; encoded by the coding sequence ATGGTAAAAAAGAGAATCGCGCTGCTGATCGTTCTGCTGCTTTTCTGCGGGTGCACATCCAATTCCAGCAGATCGGCAGAAAATTCTGCGGAGTCATGTACGATTGGGGAGGAGCTGCGGGTGCGGACGCTGGCCGAGGTCTGGTCCACGGCGAAATACGATTACGGTTATTGGGAACAATTATCTGAAATAGTGGATTGGGACGCTGCTTTTGAGCAATGTCTGCCGCTTGTGATGAACGCAAAAAATGATGATGAATATGTTGACTTAATGCGTGAGTTTACCGCTTTGCTGCATGATGGACATACGCATTACCGCCCGTTTCCGGGCTATGCCGCCAATAAGGGAAGTTTGCCGATCAAGCTGGAATATCTTAACGGAAGTCTTTATCTCGTTGGAAAAAACGCCAGTGTGGATCTGGAATTGGGCAGTGAACTGCTGCGCATCGATGAAGAACCGGCCTTAGATTATATCCTGGCTCATTATGGCAAATATGTTCCCGTTCTGACCGAACCCGCGCATACGCGCGAAACCGTGGAACAATTCAGGAATGATCAGATCGGAAAGAGCGTCACGCTTGAATTTCAAATGGAAGATCATTCTGTGAAGGCAATTCAGCTGGAATATGATAAACATAATCATGGGATCACGGATGAACTTTCAACGAAGACAGACTTTGATACACGATTGTATAACTCGAATACTTATACCGTCGCACCGATAAATGAGGATATTCTCTACATTGAAATCCGATCGTTTGCGAGCAGCGGCATGGACGATACCTTCACGAATATCATCCTGCCGCAGCTGGCCGAATACCGCGGCTGTATTCTTGATGTACGGCAAAACCCCGGCGGAAATTCTTATCATGGAGATGTAATCCTGCAGACCTTATCCAACGCGGGCGTACCGCCAACCACCGTCTTCAACTCAACATTTTATTCCATGATGGTTCCTTATGGTTCGGATAATTCAAATTATCAGGCGGATGATCGGACAAAATCTATGGCTCAGAAAATGATGAAGCATGCCTACTATGGAATTGACCAAGATTGTTCTGAATATGCCCTGAATCGAGCGGATTATTGGAATACGCTTGACGTGCCGATGACCTTATCTATGCCGGTCATTGTTTTGACCTCAGATCAAACTGGCTCCGCGGCGGATACGTTTGCGGCTAAAGCCAAGGTAATGGAGAATTTTACGGTGATGGGATTAACAACGCATGGCGCAACCGGGAATAATCATTCTGTGAAGCTTCCGGACGGCAGTTCTTATTCTTTGTCAGTGGATAATGTTTACAGTCCCGAAGGCTATTGTATCTGGAACCATGGGGCAATTCCGGATATTGAAGTCTGGCAGACGATCGAGGATTTAAAGAACCGGGAAGATACCGTGCTGAATACCGCAGTAGAAGTATTGCAGGAAACGCTGCGTAAAGCAGAGAGCTGA
- the hslO gene encoding Hsp33 family molecular chaperone HslO produces MKDTLIHAISANGHIRVLTCTSTQLAEQARKQHDLWPTSAAALGRVLTITAILGSMLKTEKEKVTVQINGGGPIGTIMADGWANGDVRGFVGDPEIYLKYNDTGKLAVGTAVGKDGYLKVIKRMNMKNDFTGQVALVSGEIGEDFAYYFTISEQTPSAVSLGVLVDTDNSVMAAGGILIQMMPEATEEDIKLAEAAVAKLKPVSEMVKEGHDAKALAMMLFEDLEILEEKPVQWHCDCSKQRFKAALTTLDRGELEKMLEEDHGCEVKCEYCNSKYQFTEEDLRTILEFKAACGK; encoded by the coding sequence ATGAAAGATACATTAATTCATGCAATCAGTGCGAATGGACATATTCGGGTTCTGACCTGTACCTCAACGCAGTTGGCGGAGCAGGCGCGGAAGCAGCATGATCTGTGGCCGACCAGCGCGGCCGCTTTGGGACGGGTCTTAACCATTACCGCGATTTTAGGCAGCATGTTAAAGACTGAAAAAGAGAAGGTCACCGTGCAGATCAACGGCGGCGGTCCGATTGGTACGATCATGGCAGACGGTTGGGCCAATGGCGATGTACGGGGATTTGTCGGCGATCCGGAAATCTATCTGAAATACAATGATACCGGCAAACTGGCCGTCGGCACCGCTGTGGGCAAGGACGGCTATTTGAAGGTCATCAAACGGATGAACATGAAGAATGACTTCACCGGACAGGTGGCCCTGGTCAGCGGTGAGATCGGTGAGGATTTCGCATATTACTTTACGATTTCTGAACAAACCCCTTCGGCCGTTTCGCTCGGCGTGCTGGTTGATACGGATAATTCCGTTATGGCTGCCGGCGGGATTTTAATTCAGATGATGCCGGAAGCGACAGAGGAAGATATTAAGCTGGCCGAAGCCGCAGTAGCTAAGCTGAAGCCGGTTTCTGAGATGGTCAAGGAAGGTCATGACGCAAAGGCTCTGGCCATGATGTTGTTTGAGGATCTTGAAATTCTGGAAGAAAAACCGGTTCAATGGCATTGCGACTGCAGCAAGCAGCGGTTTAAAGCAGCTTTAACGACGCTGGATCGGGGAGAACTGGAAAAAATGCTGGAAGAGGATCATGGCTGCGAAGTGAAGTGTGAATACTGCAACAGTAAATATCAGTTCACGGAAGAAGATCTCCGCACGATTCTGGAGTTCAAAGCGGCATGTGGAAAATAA